From Butyricimonas paravirosa, one genomic window encodes:
- the pta gene encoding phosphate acetyltransferase has protein sequence MNLLEQIKENAKKCNKRIVLPEGTEERTLKAADILIAEGIAQIILIGNPAEIKALAEKFELKNIGKATIIDPENHEKKEAYADLLVELRKSKGMTKEQALKLVLDPLYLATLMIKSGDADGEVAGAKNATGDVLRPALQIVKTLPGMSVVSGAFLLLTNKPEYGENGLIVCADCAVLPNPTAEELAQIAVATAGTARAIAKIEPRVAMLSFSTKGSAKNELVDKVVKATELAKQMAPDVMIDGEMQADAALVASVGASKAPGSPVAGKANVLIFPSLEVGNISYKLVQRIAGIEAVGPVLQGMAAPINDLSRGCSVSDIVNLVAITVNQAAAK, from the coding sequence ATGAATCTCCTTGAACAAATCAAAGAAAATGCGAAGAAGTGCAACAAACGGATTGTACTTCCGGAAGGAACAGAAGAACGTACGTTGAAAGCAGCCGACATCTTGATAGCTGAAGGTATTGCTCAAATCATCTTGATCGGTAATCCGGCTGAAATTAAAGCGTTGGCCGAGAAATTCGAATTGAAAAATATCGGTAAAGCCACAATCATCGATCCCGAAAATCACGAGAAGAAAGAAGCGTATGCAGACCTTTTGGTTGAACTTCGCAAAAGTAAAGGTATGACAAAAGAACAAGCTTTGAAACTCGTTCTTGACCCGCTATACCTTGCCACTTTGATGATCAAGAGCGGGGATGCCGACGGTGAAGTTGCCGGGGCAAAAAATGCTACCGGAGACGTGTTACGTCCTGCGTTACAGATCGTGAAAACCTTACCGGGTATGTCTGTTGTATCAGGAGCATTCTTGTTATTAACCAACAAACCGGAATATGGAGAAAACGGCCTAATCGTGTGTGCCGACTGTGCCGTACTGCCTAACCCGACCGCAGAAGAATTGGCCCAGATCGCCGTGGCTACTGCCGGAACAGCCAGAGCTATCGCTAAAATCGAACCGAGAGTTGCCATGTTAAGTTTCTCCACCAAAGGATCAGCTAAAAACGAACTGGTTGACAAAGTAGTGAAAGCAACGGAACTCGCCAAACAAATGGCTCCCGACGTGATGATCGACGGTGAAATGCAAGCTGATGCGGCCCTCGTGGCATCGGTAGGTGCCAGCAAAGCCCCGGGCAGTCCCGTGGCCGGTAAAGCTAACGTGTTGATATTCCCGAGTCTTGAAGTTGGAAACATCAGCTATAAACTCGTGCAACGTATTGCAGGAATTGAAGCGGTGGGTCCCGTCCTCCAAGGAATGGCAGCCCCGATTAACGACCTGTCAAGAGGTTGTTCCGTAAGCGACATCGTGAACCTTGTTGCCATCACGGTAAATCAGGCAGCGGCAAAATAG
- a CDS encoding GxxExxY protein: MEIESLIKTVIQCAYDARTHLAAGFLENVYQKALIIELKEKGIHADTETPINVYYKNEIVGEFRADIIVEGKIIIELKAVQHLLPIHETQLVNYLTATNTDHGLLINFGGERIEIKRKFREYKHI; this comes from the coding sequence ATGGAAATAGAAAGTCTGATAAAAACTGTTATTCAGTGTGCTTATGATGCAAGAACACATCTTGCTGCGGGTTTTCTTGAGAATGTTTATCAGAAAGCATTGATAATAGAATTAAAAGAAAAAGGTATTCATGCAGATACAGAAACTCCTATAAATGTATATTACAAAAATGAAATTGTAGGAGAATTTAGAGCGGACATAATCGTAGAAGGAAAAATAATCATTGAACTTAAAGCGGTACAACATCTCCTTCCCATACACGAAACCCAATTAGTAAATTATTTAACCGCTACCAATACAGACCACGGCTTATTAATAAACTTTGGTGGTGAACGTATCGAAATAAAAAGAAAATTCAGAGAATATAAACATATATAA
- the fabG gene encoding 3-oxoacyl-[acyl-carrier-protein] reductase: MKLLEGKTAIITGASRGIGKAVALEFARQGANIAFTDLRYDEIAQETEKEIAALGVKAKMFASNAADFAATNATVDEIVKEFGRVDILVNNAGITKDTLLMRMSEEQWDAVINVNLKSVFNFTKAVSAVMLRQKSGSIISMSSVVGVSGNAGQANYAASKAGIIGFTKSVAKELGSRNIRANAVAPGFIITDMTAQLSEDVRKEWAAKIPLKRGGTPEDIAKVCVFLASDLSAYVTGQTIHVCGGMNM, encoded by the coding sequence ATGAAGTTATTAGAAGGAAAGACCGCCATTATCACGGGGGCATCAAGAGGAATCGGAAAGGCTGTGGCATTGGAATTTGCCCGTCAAGGAGCGAACATCGCTTTCACCGATTTAAGATATGATGAAATAGCTCAGGAAACCGAAAAAGAAATTGCCGCTTTGGGTGTGAAAGCTAAAATGTTTGCTTCCAATGCTGCTGATTTCGCGGCTACGAATGCTACCGTGGATGAGATTGTTAAAGAATTCGGACGTGTAGATATACTTGTAAATAATGCTGGTATCACGAAAGACACCTTGTTAATGCGTATGAGTGAGGAACAATGGGATGCCGTGATCAACGTGAATTTGAAATCTGTGTTTAATTTCACGAAAGCCGTGTCTGCCGTTATGTTACGTCAGAAATCGGGTTCCATTATCAGCATGAGTTCCGTGGTAGGAGTGAGTGGTAATGCCGGACAAGCAAACTACGCTGCATCTAAAGCCGGGATTATCGGATTCACGAAGAGCGTGGCCAAAGAACTTGGCTCTCGTAATATTCGTGCTAACGCTGTTGCTCCGGGATTTATCATTACCGATATGACCGCACAATTGTCCGAGGACGTGCGTAAGGAGTGGGCTGCTAAAATTCCATTGAAGAGAGGCGGTACTCCGGAAGATATTGCAAAGGTATGCGTATTCTTGGCTTCTGATTTGTCTGCTTACGTGACAGGTCAGACAATCCACGTTTGTGGGGGAATGAATATGTAA
- a CDS encoding ATP-binding protein: MIDQINLFTSDASIRYSIILNIILLAAIVILSLVFYLIARKRKHERLVKEKQLDTQQKFARELLDSVPAGFILLAPNGSIKQVNHQAAAELGIQKQDIKNKNIREVFSISHENINILDELLGRLQKDEQEVTLPPDTFIYGTINTTSFLAKGYFKNVIVEKGSNCIIFTFRNVVTELTQEYVLNMALRRTKIFPWSYDTKCNLMTIDPRYFEHLDIPAGDCTLTNEQFAQLVHPDDITGVLEALTLQAQGNFIEDPVSYRLHRGDGKWEWFEAQSSYLGQGTQIPFRLVGVCMSTQEHKKIEEELTKSRDKAQQSDKLKSAFLANMSHEIRTPLNAIVGFSNLLVDGDMAFKKEEIKEFLSLIHLNCEQLLALISDILDLSKIESNTMVFNITEQPLTPLLQNILRAQQINVPQEVELLLDLPATDTIITTDPLRLKQVINNLINNAIKFTSKGTVTLGYKQNNDQVSIFVKDTGTGIDEDKMNRIFERFYKGDNFVQGTGLGLAISHTIIEHLKGTITVTSKVGEGSCFTIQHPVKKMGY; encoded by the coding sequence ATGATTGACCAGATAAATTTATTCACTAGCGACGCGTCTATTCGATACAGTATAATATTAAACATTATTCTATTGGCCGCTATCGTCATTCTCTCCCTCGTTTTCTACTTGATAGCACGAAAACGGAAACACGAAAGACTGGTAAAGGAAAAGCAATTAGACACGCAACAAAAGTTCGCTCGTGAACTTCTTGATTCCGTACCGGCTGGATTTATACTATTAGCCCCGAATGGAAGTATCAAACAAGTAAATCATCAGGCCGCAGCCGAACTAGGAATACAGAAACAAGACATAAAGAATAAAAACATTCGGGAAGTATTTTCAATTTCCCATGAGAATATCAATATTCTGGACGAACTCTTAGGGCGCCTGCAAAAAGACGAGCAGGAAGTTACGCTCCCACCTGACACGTTCATTTACGGGACCATCAACACGACCTCTTTTCTAGCGAAAGGTTATTTCAAAAATGTTATCGTAGAAAAAGGCTCAAATTGTATCATATTCACGTTTCGCAACGTCGTGACGGAACTTACCCAAGAATACGTGTTAAATATGGCTTTACGTCGCACGAAGATATTTCCCTGGTCATATGACACGAAATGTAATCTGATGACTATTGATCCCCGTTATTTCGAACATCTTGACATTCCGGCCGGGGATTGTACGCTGACAAACGAACAATTTGCCCAATTGGTACATCCCGATGACATAACCGGAGTACTCGAAGCACTCACACTCCAAGCCCAAGGGAATTTTATCGAAGATCCTGTGAGCTACCGTCTTCATCGGGGAGACGGAAAATGGGAATGGTTCGAGGCTCAATCTTCTTATCTCGGACAAGGAACACAAATTCCTTTCCGGCTCGTTGGCGTCTGCATGAGTACACAGGAACACAAAAAAATTGAAGAAGAATTAACCAAATCCCGTGACAAAGCACAACAAAGCGATAAACTTAAAAGTGCATTCCTCGCCAACATGAGTCATGAAATTCGGACACCATTAAATGCCATTGTCGGCTTTTCCAATTTACTGGTTGATGGAGATATGGCCTTCAAGAAAGAGGAAATCAAAGAATTTTTATCACTGATCCACTTGAATTGCGAACAGCTACTGGCACTTATATCCGACATACTCGATCTCTCAAAAATAGAATCCAACACGATGGTTTTCAACATAACAGAACAACCGCTTACGCCTCTATTACAAAATATCCTACGAGCCCAACAAATAAACGTCCCGCAAGAGGTAGAATTACTTCTGGACCTTCCTGCAACCGACACGATCATCACGACCGATCCCCTACGCTTAAAACAAGTCATTAACAACCTGATCAACAATGCTATCAAGTTCACCTCCAAAGGAACAGTCACACTCGGTTACAAGCAGAATAACGATCAGGTTTCCATTTTCGTGAAAGACACAGGTACCGGAATTGACGAAGATAAGATGAACCGTATTTTCGAACGATTCTACAAAGGTGACAATTTTGTTCAAGGAACAGGACTAGGCTTAGCAATCAGCCATACAATCATAGAGCATCTAAAAGGGACAATCACGGTAACCTCCAAAGTTGGAGAAGGCTCCTGTTTCACAATTCAACATCCGGTAAAAAAAATGGGGTATTGA
- a CDS encoding helix-turn-helix domain-containing protein, protein MPNYLDGKMKESTTINIKELARRVSPDYTSESLIIYNHVTNEKAFIGEEIKKQGIIVTETCSFSLCTRGETEIMINTQNYRIKKNHLIVVLPKQVIKPIHTTPDYEARIIFISPDYFKEKCQEMIPLRFKMQYHPVVGLNEDEIKLLESYYSLLSRKTDKLNPHFSELAVHKLAHALFYDLYNFVYRHMQDKNFELSHPDSIFNRFITLVEEYHLKERDIIFYANKLCLTPKYLSSVIHVASGKFAGEWIDYYVITLAKSLLVSSTKTIQEIGYSLNFSSPPAFTKFFKRIMKMSPREYRNNQLNNTTRKIS, encoded by the coding sequence TTGCCTAACTATTTAGATGGAAAAATGAAAGAATCCACGACTATCAACATCAAGGAACTCGCCCGGCGGGTATCCCCGGATTATACCTCGGAAAGTCTAATCATTTATAACCACGTGACCAATGAAAAAGCATTCATTGGAGAAGAAATTAAGAAACAGGGGATCATCGTGACAGAAACCTGTTCTTTCTCGCTTTGCACCCGGGGAGAAACAGAAATCATGATCAACACCCAAAACTATCGTATTAAAAAGAATCACTTGATTGTCGTGCTACCCAAACAAGTCATCAAACCGATTCATACAACACCGGATTACGAAGCGAGGATTATTTTCATTTCGCCAGACTATTTTAAAGAGAAATGTCAAGAAATGATTCCCTTGCGGTTCAAAATGCAATATCATCCGGTAGTCGGACTCAATGAGGATGAAATTAAACTATTGGAATCATATTATTCATTGCTATCTAGGAAAACAGATAAACTGAATCCTCATTTTTCTGAACTAGCCGTACATAAACTAGCACATGCTTTATTTTACGATCTCTACAATTTCGTTTACCGTCATATGCAAGATAAAAATTTCGAGTTATCACACCCCGATAGCATATTCAACCGTTTCATCACCCTCGTTGAAGAATATCACCTCAAAGAACGTGACATTATTTTCTACGCGAACAAATTATGCCTGACTCCTAAATACCTATCATCAGTCATTCATGTTGCAAGTGGAAAATTTGCCGGGGAATGGATCGACTATTACGTGATCACGCTGGCAAAATCCCTACTTGTTTCAAGTACCAAAACCATACAAGAAATCGGTTATAGTCTGAATTTTTCCTCTCCACCCGCCTTCACGAAATTCTTTAAACGTATCATGAAGATGTCTCCGCGGGAATACAGGAACAATCAATTAAACAACACAACACGCAAAATATCATGA
- a CDS encoding DUF6340 family protein translates to MERRVKYKMKAGLKIVGAFLFVGFLASCSSYKVLNIDVLHPGELNIGNKNAQILFIDRKLVHESDSLSAYQLFASLRLRRDEVVNHFYNGVRDGLRNGVQPILLVKGLGLNTGYIPDGYTPAPISPAGIAALEKISGQTYVLSVEYCKFGLDGASRLMLDTNLFVRLYDPDGVVVDSATTHKLDDVDETLFEGNNYDIICNFFYNNGVKYAERLTPTWKPEQRRIYTNNRLLNLGYYHFENENDEEAQRIWNAALNLKPRVAARAAVNLAWFYEKDGNFSSAKALLEAALKTLQANNINDNLSVYITDYIKRLEKRIKDETKIMEQL, encoded by the coding sequence ATGGAAAGGCGTGTAAAATATAAGATGAAAGCCGGGCTAAAGATAGTCGGGGCGTTCTTATTTGTGGGCTTTTTAGCCTCATGTAGTAGTTACAAAGTGCTGAATATAGACGTGTTGCATCCGGGAGAGCTGAATATCGGAAACAAGAATGCACAAATTTTGTTTATCGACCGGAAATTGGTGCATGAGTCGGATTCTCTCTCTGCGTACCAGTTGTTTGCTAGTTTGCGGTTACGGAGAGACGAGGTTGTCAATCATTTCTATAATGGGGTGCGTGACGGGTTACGTAACGGGGTACAACCTATCTTACTGGTTAAAGGGTTGGGATTGAACACGGGATATATTCCGGACGGGTATACCCCTGCACCGATTTCCCCGGCAGGTATTGCCGCATTGGAAAAGATTTCCGGACAAACATATGTTCTCTCGGTGGAATATTGTAAGTTCGGGTTGGATGGTGCGAGTCGGTTGATGCTTGATACCAATCTTTTCGTGCGTTTATATGACCCGGATGGTGTTGTGGTGGATTCCGCAACTACTCATAAATTGGATGATGTGGACGAGACGCTGTTCGAGGGAAATAATTATGATATAATATGTAATTTCTTCTACAATAACGGGGTGAAGTACGCGGAACGTTTGACGCCGACATGGAAACCCGAACAACGTAGGATTTACACGAATAACCGTCTGTTGAATCTCGGTTACTATCATTTTGAGAACGAGAATGATGAAGAGGCTCAGCGGATATGGAATGCGGCCTTGAACCTGAAGCCCAGGGTAGCGGCTCGTGCCGCGGTGAACTTGGCATGGTTCTATGAAAAAGATGGTAACTTTTCGTCAGCAAAAGCTTTATTGGAGGCGGCTTTGAAAACATTACAAGCAAATAACATCAATGACAACTTGTCCGTATATATTACGGATTACATAAAGCGTTTAGAGAAACGTATCAAGGATGAAACCAAAATTATGGAACAGTTATAA
- a CDS encoding iron-containing alcohol dehydrogenase, translating into MRNFDYYNPVKILFGKGKIAEIAKWIPKGMKVMMTYGGGSIKKNGVYEQVMDALQGFDIVEFGGIEPNPKYETLMRAVELAKQENVGFLLAVGGGSVIDGTKFIAAATCFEGNEPWDIVAKGARVNAALPLGAVLTLPATGSEMNSGGVITRQSTLEKLAFNSRHVFPKFSVLDPMVTYSLPMKQVANGVVDTFVHVMEQYYTFPEQAEIQDRFSESILKTLIELGPKLIHAEKPNYEDRANFMWAATMGLNGLIACGVSQDWSTHHIGHELTAFNGLDHGITLAIVLPGVMNATKIKRREKLLQYAARVWNIDTDQPDAADQAIARTEQFFNELGVKTRLSDYGVGIDTIDRIEKRFRERGDFALGGIDDVNVDNVRAILTSRL; encoded by the coding sequence ATGAGAAATTTCGATTATTACAATCCCGTGAAAATTCTTTTCGGGAAAGGAAAAATTGCCGAGATCGCAAAATGGATTCCGAAAGGGATGAAAGTTATGATGACCTACGGTGGTGGAAGCATCAAGAAAAACGGTGTCTACGAACAAGTGATGGATGCGTTGCAAGGGTTTGATATTGTAGAGTTCGGGGGTATTGAGCCGAACCCGAAATACGAGACTTTGATGCGGGCCGTGGAATTGGCAAAACAGGAAAACGTGGGATTTCTTCTAGCTGTAGGAGGAGGTTCCGTGATTGACGGGACGAAATTTATTGCTGCTGCAACTTGTTTCGAGGGGAATGAACCTTGGGACATCGTGGCAAAAGGCGCACGGGTGAATGCGGCACTTCCGTTGGGTGCTGTACTGACCCTTCCGGCTACAGGATCGGAAATGAATAGTGGCGGTGTGATCACTCGCCAGTCCACTTTGGAAAAATTGGCGTTTAATTCTCGCCATGTGTTCCCGAAATTCTCTGTACTGGACCCGATGGTAACTTATTCATTGCCCATGAAACAAGTGGCTAACGGGGTGGTTGACACTTTCGTGCATGTCATGGAACAATATTATACTTTCCCGGAACAAGCTGAGATTCAAGATCGTTTCTCTGAATCAATCTTGAAGACTTTGATTGAGTTGGGACCGAAGTTGATTCATGCCGAGAAACCGAATTATGAAGATCGGGCCAACTTCATGTGGGCAGCCACGATGGGGTTGAACGGTTTGATTGCCTGCGGGGTATCGCAAGACTGGTCAACTCACCATATCGGTCATGAATTGACCGCTTTCAACGGGTTGGATCATGGAATCACGCTGGCGATCGTTTTACCGGGAGTGATGAATGCCACGAAAATTAAACGTCGTGAGAAATTGTTGCAATATGCCGCACGTGTGTGGAATATTGACACAGATCAGCCCGATGCTGCCGATCAAGCGATTGCCCGTACGGAACAATTTTTCAATGAATTGGGCGTGAAGACCCGCCTGTCTGATTATGGCGTGGGTATCGACACGATCGACCGTATTGAAAAGCGTTTCCGTGAACGGGGGGATTTTGCTCTAGGTGGTATCGATGATGTGAACGTGGATAATGTGAGAGCGATATTAACTTCAAGACTTTAA
- a CDS encoding UvrD-helicase domain-containing protein: MLRVYRASAGAGKTFALTMEYFKIVFNVSSEYKNVLAVTFTNKATEEMKSRIVRELNKLAEGQKSDYREELKRTLKLTDDQVRERAGVLRTLILHDYGRLSVTTIDRFFQRVIKAFTRELGIFPGYNVELDSDYVLQRAVDQVMQRMNKDKELRAWITELMSDSVEDAKSWSVKSKIAELGKELFGESYMLFDKDVRDKFNDRGFLKGYKMFLQGVISRFEDRMEMFGQSACRNIEENGLHAEDFKGGKRSFINYFYKLRDKSLDKIPDSARKAIDNPDEWVTKKHDPSIRTLIEHIYPELNTNLRESVEFYDENFRDYVSAVLLSKNLYQLGILNDLYGEVRDYCDEKGLMLLSDTTRLLNMLIAGNDTSFLFEKTGNFYKHIMIDEFQDTSTMQWGNFLPLVVNTLSEGGRAMIVGDVKQSIYRWRNGDWRLLAEGVERDLATFGTDNVILEHNWRSYKEVVEFNNRFFILAARQLKELYDNECGEENVYSRSITEAYSRPEQLVSRSGSGYVEIRFSGEKQEEGSDAEIMDSIVDVVNDTMYRGGELKDCVILVRNGKEGAFVADYLIEYNKRENIPFPIPFISNDSLYVSSSPYVELIINVLRYMVEPYDAVNRTVLLYNYRTFVRGEDTSREDVLFKAGSTDESFLDTIDLPFLREPEKLTFSSLFEITETIIEAFGLRVRMEELPYLIAFQDILFDYEKNNTNSIPIFLEWWEKEKDKKVLSTSEEVDAVRILTIHKSKGLEFKTVITPFCAWDLDDTRHGRRIWCQNREEGFRDLEYAPLNYSSKLADSHFREDYLSEHMKAYVDNLNLLYVAFTRAERELYVLPYAPKITKEGKPSDIGAFLFQVLEASGMPEWNSENSSLIIGEKQLIAGKEKIEDDHTLSLAEYPIYELNERVSVRYKYEDYTDPETVEISAVDEGKILHEIFRRIETVDDVDRAVNDMYHSGLLTLVERENYREQVVSYLNNPVHSAWFDGRYKVINERDILFCNSGKARPDRVMVDGKKAIVVDYKFGQKEEKSYIRQVGFYCKTLRQMGYTDVAGYIWYVPLGKVVSV; this comes from the coding sequence ATGTTGCGTGTATATCGGGCCTCAGCCGGTGCGGGGAAGACGTTTGCTTTAACGATGGAATATTTCAAGATCGTTTTCAATGTTTCTTCTGAGTATAAAAATGTGCTTGCCGTGACCTTTACCAATAAGGCCACGGAAGAAATGAAATCCCGTATCGTGCGGGAATTGAACAAGCTGGCGGAAGGTCAGAAGAGTGATTACCGGGAGGAACTTAAACGGACGCTGAAATTGACAGACGATCAGGTAAGGGAACGGGCCGGAGTGTTACGTACTTTGATTCTGCACGATTACGGGCGGTTATCCGTGACGACAATTGATCGTTTTTTTCAACGGGTAATCAAAGCGTTTACCCGTGAACTGGGGATATTTCCCGGTTATAATGTCGAGTTGGATAGTGACTACGTGTTACAGCGAGCCGTGGATCAAGTGATGCAACGCATGAATAAGGATAAGGAGCTAAGGGCGTGGATTACCGAGTTGATGAGTGATAGCGTGGAGGATGCCAAATCGTGGAGCGTGAAGAGTAAGATCGCGGAGCTGGGGAAGGAGTTGTTTGGAGAGAGTTATATGCTCTTCGACAAGGATGTGAGGGACAAGTTTAACGATCGAGGATTCCTGAAAGGTTATAAGATGTTCTTGCAAGGTGTGATCTCCCGTTTCGAGGATCGCATGGAGATGTTCGGTCAGTCTGCTTGCCGGAATATCGAGGAGAATGGATTGCATGCGGAAGATTTTAAAGGAGGGAAACGAAGTTTTATAAATTATTTTTACAAATTGCGGGATAAGAGTCTGGATAAGATTCCCGATTCTGCCCGAAAAGCAATAGATAATCCGGATGAATGGGTGACCAAAAAGCATGATCCGTCGATCCGGACATTGATTGAGCATATCTACCCGGAACTGAATACGAACTTGCGGGAAAGTGTCGAGTTTTATGACGAGAATTTTCGGGATTACGTGTCTGCGGTTTTGCTCTCGAAGAATCTTTACCAATTGGGGATTCTGAATGACTTGTACGGGGAGGTGAGAGATTATTGTGACGAAAAAGGACTCATGTTACTGAGTGACACCACCCGTTTACTTAACATGCTGATTGCCGGGAATGATACTTCTTTCTTGTTCGAGAAAACAGGGAATTTCTACAAGCATATCATGATTGACGAGTTTCAAGACACCTCGACCATGCAATGGGGAAACTTCCTGCCACTTGTCGTGAACACGCTTTCCGAGGGAGGAAGGGCTATGATCGTGGGGGACGTGAAACAAAGTATCTATCGATGGCGTAACGGGGACTGGCGTTTGTTGGCGGAAGGGGTAGAGCGTGATTTGGCTACTTTCGGTACAGATAACGTGATTCTAGAGCATAATTGGCGGAGTTACAAGGAGGTCGTGGAATTCAATAATCGGTTCTTTATCCTGGCTGCACGGCAATTAAAGGAGTTGTATGACAATGAATGTGGAGAAGAGAATGTTTATTCCCGTTCGATCACAGAAGCTTATTCCCGGCCGGAGCAACTTGTGAGCCGTTCGGGAAGTGGGTACGTGGAGATTCGTTTCAGTGGGGAAAAACAAGAAGAGGGGAGTGATGCGGAGATCATGGACTCTATCGTGGATGTTGTCAATGACACGATGTACCGGGGTGGAGAACTGAAAGACTGTGTGATTCTTGTGCGTAACGGTAAAGAAGGTGCTTTCGTTGCCGATTACTTGATAGAATATAACAAGCGGGAGAATATTCCTTTTCCGATACCTTTTATATCTAATGATTCGCTATACGTTTCCTCGTCGCCTTACGTGGAATTAATTATTAACGTGCTACGTTACATGGTGGAACCGTATGACGCGGTGAATCGAACGGTGTTGCTTTATAATTACCGAACTTTTGTCAGGGGTGAAGATACTTCACGGGAAGATGTTCTTTTCAAAGCCGGTAGTACGGACGAGAGTTTTCTTGACACGATCGACTTGCCGTTTTTACGGGAGCCGGAGAAACTGACATTTAGTTCCTTGTTCGAGATCACGGAGACGATTATCGAGGCTTTCGGTTTACGGGTTAGGATGGAAGAATTGCCTTACTTGATCGCTTTCCAAGATATTCTCTTTGATTACGAGAAAAACAACACGAACAGTATTCCTATTTTTCTTGAATGGTGGGAGAAGGAAAAGGATAAAAAAGTGTTATCTACTTCGGAAGAAGTGGATGCCGTGCGAATTCTCACGATACATAAATCCAAAGGGTTGGAATTTAAAACGGTTATTACTCCTTTCTGCGCCTGGGATCTTGATGATACCCGTCACGGGCGCCGGATATGGTGTCAGAATCGAGAGGAGGGGTTTAGGGATTTGGAGTATGCACCATTGAACTATTCCTCTAAACTGGCAGATAGTCATTTCCGGGAGGATTACCTCAGTGAGCACATGAAGGCTTATGTTGACAACTTGAATCTGCTTTACGTGGCGTTCACGCGGGCGGAACGGGAGTTGTATGTTCTGCCTTACGCACCCAAGATAACGAAAGAAGGGAAACCGTCAGATATTGGTGCTTTTCTCTTTCAAGTTTTGGAGGCAAGCGGGATGCCGGAATGGAATTCCGAGAATTCGAGCTTGATCATCGGGGAGAAACAGTTGATAGCCGGTAAGGAAAAAATAGAAGACGATCATACATTAAGTCTGGCGGAATATCCGATTTATGAATTGAACGAGCGGGTGAGTGTCCGGTATAAATATGAAGATTACACGGACCCGGAGACAGTAGAGATTTCTGCCGTTGACGAAGGGAAGATATTACATGAGATATTCCGCCGTATCGAGACGGTGGATGATGTCGATCGGGCGGTAAATGATATGTATCATTCGGGTTTACTTACCTTGGTGGAAAGGGAGAATTACCGGGAGCAGGTGGTGTCTTATTTGAATAACCCAGTCCATTCGGCATGGTTTGATGGTCGATATAAGGTTATTAATGAACGGGATATACTTTTCTGTAACTCGGGAAAAGCTCGTCCGGACCGGGTTATGGTTGATGGGAAAAAAGCCATTGTTGTGGATTATAAATTCGGTCAGAAAGAAGAGAAATCGTATATCCGGCAGGTTGGTTTTTATTGTAAAACATTACGACAGATGGGCTATACCGATGTGGCAGGTTATATTTGGTATGTTCCCTTGGGAAAAGTAGTGTCCGTGTGA